The Mesorhizobium sp. M1D.F.Ca.ET.043.01.1.1 genome contains a region encoding:
- the ntrC gene encoding nitrogen regulation protein NR(I), whose protein sequence is MTVRGNILVADDDAAIRTVLNQALSRVGHEVRVTSNASTLWRWVAAGEGDLVITDVVMPDENAFDMLPRIKKARPELPVIVMSAQNTFMTAIRASETGAYEYLPKPFDLTELLNIVNRALAEPKRPKLDSRADEQPETMPLVGRSAAMQDIYRMLARMMQTDLTVMISGESGTGKELVARALHEYGRRRGGPFVAINMAAIPRDLIESELFGHEKGAFTGAQNRSTGRFEQAEGGTLFLDEIGDMPMEAQTRLLRVLQQGEYTTVGGRTPIKTDVRIVAATNKDLRTLINQGLFREDLFYRLNVVPLRLPALRERSEDVPDLVRHFFKQGASEGLQTKRISAGGIELMKRYPWPGNVRELENLVRRLAALYSQDEISAEIIEAELKTGERPVVPDGGALMPDDLSIGQAVEHFLQRYFASFAGDLPPSGLYQRILAEVEYPLVLASMTATRGNQIKAAELLGLNRNTLRKKIRELGVNVYKASRQI, encoded by the coding sequence ATGACCGTTCGCGGCAATATTCTCGTCGCCGACGACGATGCGGCCATCCGTACCGTGCTGAACCAGGCGCTGTCGCGCGTCGGCCATGAAGTGCGCGTGACGTCGAACGCCTCGACGCTGTGGCGCTGGGTGGCGGCGGGCGAGGGCGATCTCGTCATCACCGACGTGGTGATGCCGGACGAGAACGCTTTCGACATGCTGCCGCGCATCAAGAAGGCGCGGCCGGAACTGCCGGTCATCGTCATGAGTGCGCAGAACACCTTCATGACCGCGATCCGCGCGTCCGAGACCGGCGCCTACGAATATCTGCCGAAGCCGTTCGACCTCACCGAGCTGCTCAACATCGTCAACCGGGCACTGGCCGAGCCGAAGCGGCCGAAGCTCGATTCGCGCGCCGACGAGCAGCCGGAAACGATGCCGCTGGTCGGCCGGTCGGCCGCCATGCAGGACATCTACCGCATGCTGGCGCGCATGATGCAAACCGACCTCACGGTGATGATCAGCGGCGAATCCGGCACCGGCAAGGAACTGGTGGCGCGCGCCTTGCACGAATACGGCCGCCGCCGCGGCGGGCCGTTCGTGGCTATCAACATGGCGGCGATCCCGCGCGACCTGATCGAATCGGAGCTTTTCGGCCACGAGAAGGGCGCTTTCACCGGTGCCCAGAACCGCTCCACCGGCCGCTTCGAGCAGGCCGAGGGCGGCACGCTGTTCCTCGACGAGATCGGCGACATGCCGATGGAGGCGCAGACGCGCCTCCTGCGCGTCCTGCAGCAGGGCGAATACACGACCGTCGGCGGCCGCACGCCGATCAAGACCGACGTGCGCATTGTCGCCGCCACCAACAAGGATCTGCGGACGCTGATCAACCAGGGTCTGTTCCGCGAGGATCTGTTCTACCGCTTGAATGTTGTGCCGCTGAGGCTCCCGGCGCTGCGCGAGCGCTCCGAGGATGTTCCGGACCTGGTCAGGCACTTTTTCAAGCAGGGCGCCAGCGAAGGCCTGCAGACCAAGCGAATTTCCGCGGGCGGCATCGAACTGATGAAACGCTATCCCTGGCCCGGCAACGTGCGCGAGCTGGAGAATCTGGTGCGCAGGCTGGCCGCGCTCTATTCGCAGGACGAGATTTCGGCCGAGATCATCGAGGCGGAGCTCAAGACCGGCGAGAGGCCCGTCGTGCCGGATGGCGGCGCGCTGATGCCCGACGATCTGTCGATCGGCCAGGCGGTCGAGCATTTCCTGCAGCGCTATTTCGCGTCCTTTGCCGGCGACCTGCCGCCCTCCGGACTCTACCAGCGCATCCTCGCGGAGGTCGAATATCCGCTGGTGCTGGCATCGATGACGGCAACGCGCGGCAACCAGATCAAGGCGGCCGAGCTTCTGGGCCTGAACCGCAACACGCTGCGCAAGAAGATCCGCGAGCTCGGCGTCAACGTCTACAAGGCCTCGAGACAGATCTAA
- a CDS encoding bifunctional 2-C-methyl-D-erythritol 4-phosphate cytidylyltransferase/2-C-methyl-D-erythritol 2,4-cyclodiphosphate synthase — protein sequence MTDASENRASDAGGKVGVVIVAAGRGARAGQADGPKQYQRIGDRAVIAHTLEKFLSHPSVGPVIVAIHADDRELFDRAAGADAERVRAVTGGLSRQASVRLGLLALREQAPAKVLVHDAVRPFVDAGLIDRTIEAIGERQGALPALPVADTLKRESATGMIEATVSRTGLHAAQTPQGFPFWPLLAAHEKAHLLGKTDFTDDAAIAEWAHIPVKIVTGSPDNVKLTWARDIAMADQRLSSALPRFPDIRTGNGYDVHAFEPGDHVTLCGVAIPYDRKLSGHSDADVGLHALTDALLATCGAGDIGTHFPPSDPQWKGVASKIFVEHAAKLVRERGGRIANADITLICEAPRVGPHRAAMTAALAAMLGIAPERISIKATTNEKLGFVGRGEGIAAIATASVAYPGDVPA from the coding sequence ATGACTGACGCAAGTGAAAATCGGGCTTCGGACGCGGGCGGCAAGGTCGGCGTGGTCATCGTCGCCGCCGGGCGCGGCGCGCGTGCCGGGCAAGCGGACGGGCCGAAGCAATATCAGCGCATCGGCGACCGCGCGGTGATCGCGCATACGCTGGAAAAGTTCCTCTCGCACCCGAGTGTCGGACCGGTGATCGTGGCGATTCACGCCGACGACCGCGAACTTTTCGACCGTGCAGCCGGAGCCGATGCCGAGCGCGTCCGTGCCGTCACCGGCGGCCTGTCCCGTCAGGCTTCCGTCCGGCTAGGACTTCTGGCGCTCAGGGAGCAGGCGCCGGCAAAAGTGCTTGTGCACGACGCGGTGCGCCCGTTCGTCGATGCAGGGCTTATCGACCGCACCATCGAGGCCATCGGCGAGCGCCAGGGCGCGCTGCCGGCGCTTCCCGTCGCCGACACGCTCAAACGGGAATCCGCGACGGGCATGATCGAGGCGACGGTGTCGCGGACAGGCCTGCACGCGGCGCAGACGCCGCAAGGCTTTCCGTTCTGGCCGCTGCTTGCCGCGCATGAAAAGGCGCATCTCCTCGGCAAGACCGATTTCACCGACGATGCAGCCATTGCCGAATGGGCGCATATTCCGGTCAAGATCGTCACCGGCTCGCCGGACAACGTCAAACTCACCTGGGCAAGGGATATCGCGATGGCCGACCAGCGGCTTTCCAGCGCGCTGCCGCGCTTTCCGGACATCCGCACCGGCAATGGCTATGATGTGCACGCTTTCGAGCCTGGCGACCACGTCACGCTGTGCGGCGTCGCCATCCCGTATGACCGAAAACTTTCCGGTCATTCGGACGCCGATGTCGGGCTCCATGCCCTTACCGACGCGCTGCTCGCCACCTGCGGCGCGGGCGACATCGGCACGCATTTCCCGCCATCGGACCCGCAGTGGAAGGGTGTGGCCTCGAAGATATTCGTCGAGCACGCCGCGAAACTGGTGCGCGAGCGCGGCGGCCGCATCGCCAATGCCGACATCACGCTGATCTGCGAGGCGCCGCGCGTCGGGCCGCATCGCGCGGCGATGACGGCAGCGCTGGCTGCGATGCTCGGCATTGCGCCGGAGCGCATTTCGATCAAGGCGACGACCAATGAGAAGCTCGGCTTCGTCGGGCGCGGCGAAGGCATAGCGGCGATCGCCACCGCCAGCGTCGCCTATCCGGGAGACGTGCCTGCATGA
- a CDS encoding AraC family transcriptional regulator gives MHPQFAPAPASAGISIASRHIEAGTHRLARTDHHRIMVHASAATRSYCNDSGRYFLRRAGDIDFVPAGQEGGFEAETSFETREVRLSPAMLDGVASEIGGSARARHFDMRHLLRDERIEYLVRALETDQNAGSPGGALFAESVGIALAVRLVGLDDLETDRTVRLSDAQLKRVLDYVDTHLSEPLTIDTLRRIANASSSHLRTWFKAATGMTLHRYVLRRRVERARSLILGSDLGTSEVAHLTGFAHQSHLAHWMRREIGQTPRSLRRSRPGK, from the coding sequence ATGCATCCGCAGTTCGCCCCGGCGCCCGCCTCGGCTGGCATATCGATCGCTTCTCGGCATATCGAAGCAGGCACCCACCGGCTGGCGCGCACGGATCATCACCGCATCATGGTTCATGCCAGCGCGGCGACGCGCTCATACTGCAATGATTCCGGGCGATATTTCTTGCGGCGCGCCGGCGACATCGATTTCGTACCCGCGGGACAGGAGGGCGGGTTCGAGGCCGAAACCTCATTCGAGACGAGGGAGGTTCGCCTGTCGCCTGCCATGCTCGACGGTGTGGCATCGGAGATTGGGGGCAGCGCAAGGGCGCGCCATTTCGACATGCGGCATTTGCTTCGGGACGAACGCATCGAATACCTCGTCCGAGCGCTTGAGACCGACCAGAACGCAGGCTCGCCGGGTGGGGCCCTGTTTGCCGAAAGTGTCGGTATCGCGCTTGCGGTACGGCTGGTTGGTCTTGACGATCTGGAGACAGATCGAACGGTTCGGCTGTCGGATGCGCAGCTCAAGCGTGTCCTGGACTATGTCGACACCCATCTTTCCGAACCGCTCACGATCGACACGCTGCGGCGCATCGCCAATGCCAGCAGCTCGCATCTTAGGACATGGTTCAAGGCGGCGACCGGCATGACGCTTCACCGCTATGTGCTGCGACGCCGGGTTGAGCGTGCCCGCTCCCTGATTCTGGGAAGCGATCTCGGCACCAGCGAGGTGGCCCATCTGACAGGCTTCGCGCATCAGTCGCATCTGGCGCATTGGATGCGCCGCGAGATCGGGCAGACGCCGCGCAGCTTGCGACGGTCGCGACCGGGGAAGTGA
- a CDS encoding nitrogen regulation protein NR(II) — protein MTASVPQAADMADAANIVLNTIRRPVIMVDPDGFITFANADAEDFFRSSATMLARNTLSKLVPFGSPLLTLVDQVRERRAPVNEYRVDISSPRLGIEKMVDLYVAPVPEFPGSVVVMFQERSMADKIDRQMTHRGAARSVTGLAAMLAHEIKNPLSGIRGAAQLLELSASDEDRALTRLITDETDRIVSLVDRMEVFSDERPIERFPVNIHVVLDHVKAIAKNGFAKKIKILEEYDPSLPPVFANRDQLIQVFLNLVKNAAEAIGADPQGEVVLSTAFRPGIRVSVPGTQDRVSLPLEFCVHDNGPGVSEDILPILFDPFITTKPNGSGLGLALVAKIVGEHGGIIECDSTPRGTTFRVLMPAWKETSPGVGEEAEGDRK, from the coding sequence ATGACGGCGAGCGTCCCCCAGGCAGCCGACATGGCGGATGCTGCCAACATCGTGCTGAACACCATCCGCCGCCCGGTGATCATGGTCGACCCTGACGGCTTCATCACCTTCGCCAATGCGGACGCCGAGGATTTCTTCCGCTCCAGCGCGACCATGCTGGCCCGCAACACGCTTTCCAAGCTGGTGCCGTTCGGCAGCCCGCTGCTGACGCTGGTCGATCAGGTGCGCGAACGCCGCGCGCCGGTCAACGAATACCGCGTCGATATCTCCTCGCCGCGCCTCGGCATCGAGAAGATGGTCGACCTATATGTCGCGCCAGTGCCCGAGTTTCCGGGCTCGGTCGTGGTGATGTTCCAGGAACGGTCGATGGCCGACAAGATCGACCGCCAGATGACGCATCGCGGCGCCGCTCGCTCGGTCACCGGCCTCGCCGCCATGCTGGCGCACGAAATCAAGAACCCGCTTTCCGGCATTCGCGGCGCCGCGCAACTGCTCGAACTTTCGGCCTCCGACGAGGACCGCGCGCTCACCCGCCTGATCACCGACGAGACCGACCGCATCGTCTCGCTGGTCGACCGCATGGAAGTGTTTTCCGACGAACGGCCGATCGAGCGCTTTCCCGTCAACATCCACGTCGTGCTCGACCATGTGAAGGCGATCGCGAAGAATGGCTTTGCGAAAAAAATCAAGATCTTGGAGGAGTATGATCCATCGCTTCCTCCGGTCTTTGCCAACCGCGACCAGCTAATCCAGGTATTCCTCAATCTGGTCAAGAACGCCGCCGAGGCGATCGGCGCCGACCCGCAGGGCGAGGTCGTGCTGTCGACGGCGTTCCGGCCGGGCATCCGCGTTTCCGTGCCGGGAACGCAGGATCGCGTCTCGCTGCCGCTCGAATTCTGCGTGCATGACAACGGCCCCGGCGTTTCCGAGGACATCCTGCCGATCCTGTTCGATCCATTCATCACCACCAAGCCGAACGGTTCGGGCCTTGGGCTGGCGCTGGTCGCGAAGATCGTCGGCGAGCACGGCGGCATCATCGAATGCGACTCGACGCCGCGCGGAACCACGTTCCGCGTCCTGATGCCGGCATGGAAGGAGACTTCGCCCGGCGTCGGCGAAGAAGCTGAAGGAGACCGCAAATGA
- a CDS encoding NAD-dependent epimerase/dehydratase family protein — protein sequence MGYYVVVGAGPVGRETARLLGEQGHDVVLTSRSVGDIDLPGVRAMQADATDAAGLSRISRGADAIFMCAMAPYDRWPIDFFPIVDGTVRAAETVDAKIILLGNLYGYGGNADGPLRPDTPLDPTSRKGTVRATMWQRAFRANVPAIEVRSSDYLGYGAVTYFSLLALPSIVEEVPVAFLGDLDADHAWAFIKDVARTLVASASYTGKWGRAFHVPSQYASPRDLVRRTAAMLGREVAPMRCYSVAEMEALGLHELVEMQYLFDRRLLVDSSDTEHLLGVKATSLDVMIADTVRDYL from the coding sequence ATGGGTTACTATGTTGTTGTCGGAGCAGGCCCGGTCGGGCGCGAGACGGCTCGCCTGCTTGGGGAGCAAGGACATGACGTCGTCCTCACTAGCCGGAGCGTCGGCGACATCGATCTGCCCGGCGTGCGCGCGATGCAGGCGGACGCCACCGATGCCGCCGGACTTTCACGCATCAGCCGGGGCGCCGATGCCATCTTCATGTGTGCCATGGCGCCTTACGACCGGTGGCCGATCGACTTCTTCCCGATCGTCGACGGCACAGTGCGCGCGGCGGAAACCGTTGATGCGAAGATCATCCTGCTCGGAAACCTCTATGGCTATGGCGGAAACGCCGACGGCCCCCTCCGTCCAGACACGCCTCTCGACCCGACATCGAGGAAGGGCACTGTCCGGGCGACCATGTGGCAACGTGCGTTTCGCGCCAACGTGCCGGCCATCGAGGTGCGTTCCAGCGATTATCTGGGATATGGCGCGGTCACCTACTTCTCGCTTCTGGCGCTGCCGTCCATCGTCGAAGAAGTGCCTGTCGCTTTCCTGGGAGACCTCGACGCCGATCATGCTTGGGCTTTCATCAAGGACGTCGCCCGGACGCTCGTCGCGTCGGCTTCCTACACGGGCAAATGGGGGCGAGCCTTCCATGTCCCGTCGCAATACGCCTCGCCCCGCGACCTTGTCCGCAGGACCGCGGCGATGCTCGGAAGGGAGGTTGCGCCAATGCGCTGCTATTCCGTCGCCGAGATGGAAGCCCTGGGCCTGCATGAACTCGTGGAAATGCAATATCTGTTCGATCGCCGGCTGCTGGTCGATTCTTCCGACACCGAGCATCTCCTCGGCGTGAAGGCCACGAGCCTTGACGTCATGATCGCGGACACCGTCAGAGACTATCTCTGA
- the dusB gene encoding tRNA dihydrouridine synthase DusB — MPELTTLASPLDVGGVRIRNRVFLAPMSGITDEPFRQRAHAHGAGLVVSEMVASGELARGRAGCDLRIRHSGLPVHMVQLAGREAAHMAEGARIAAGEGADVIDINMGCPAKKVTGGYAGSALMRDLDHALSLIEAVVGAVAVPVTVKMRLGWDESALNAPMLARRAEQAGVTMVTVHGRTRCQFYQGKADWRAIARVKQAVSIPVVANGDVGSPEEAATILDQSGADAVMIGRAHYGAPWIAGSIAAVAAGASAHDIPQTPQALADYVVSHYEDMLSLYGVESGLRQARKHLGWYLDRHGAAASAEQRKHILTSFEPAEVITGLRQAFTESAPELRSAA, encoded by the coding sequence ATGCCTGAATTGACCACATTGGCTTCGCCGCTCGATGTCGGCGGCGTGAGGATTCGCAATCGCGTCTTCCTTGCGCCGATGTCGGGCATCACCGACGAGCCGTTCCGGCAACGCGCCCATGCGCATGGCGCCGGGCTGGTCGTGTCGGAAATGGTGGCGAGCGGCGAACTGGCCAGGGGCAGGGCGGGCTGCGACCTGCGTATCCGCCATTCGGGCCTGCCTGTCCATATGGTGCAGCTTGCCGGCCGCGAGGCCGCGCACATGGCCGAAGGCGCACGAATCGCGGCCGGCGAGGGCGCTGACGTCATCGACATCAACATGGGCTGTCCGGCCAAGAAGGTGACGGGCGGCTATGCCGGCTCGGCGCTGATGCGCGATCTCGATCACGCGCTGTCGTTGATCGAAGCCGTCGTCGGTGCGGTCGCGGTGCCGGTGACGGTAAAAATGCGGCTCGGCTGGGACGAAAGCGCGCTCAACGCCCCGATGCTGGCGCGCCGCGCCGAGCAGGCCGGCGTGACGATGGTGACCGTGCATGGCCGTACGCGCTGCCAGTTCTACCAGGGCAAGGCCGACTGGCGCGCCATTGCGCGCGTCAAGCAGGCGGTCTCGATCCCGGTGGTGGCCAATGGCGACGTCGGCTCGCCGGAAGAAGCGGCGACTATCCTCGATCAGTCGGGCGCCGACGCAGTGATGATCGGCCGTGCCCACTACGGCGCGCCGTGGATTGCCGGCAGCATCGCGGCGGTGGCCGCCGGTGCATCGGCGCACGACATTCCCCAAACGCCGCAAGCTCTCGCCGACTACGTCGTTTCCCATTACGAGGACATGCTCTCGCTCTACGGCGTCGAAAGCGGACTGCGCCAGGCGCGCAAGCATCTCGGCTGGTATCTCGACCGGCACGGTGCCGCGGCGTCGGCGGAGCAGCGCAAGCACATCCTCACCTCGTTCGAGCCGGCTGAAGTCATCACCGGGCTGCGCCAAGCGTTCACAGAAAGCGCGCCTGAATTGCGGAGCGCGGCATGA